In Archangium lipolyticum, the following are encoded in one genomic region:
- a CDS encoding ELWxxDGT repeat protein: MTRIRNAVGCLATGMAMLGGCAGPEGGASEPAPNGQLPAALSAGTPVLVRDFVPGFDTSGSSSPQELAASGNTVFFSATNPFVGRELWKTDGTEAGTVLVKDLNPGSADSNPSSFATLGGIVYFSAQEPGSGYELWRTDGTPEGTWRVVDLIPGATSGGASNLTVVGGSLFFTATDGVNGSELWVTDGTPEGTRLVKDLNPGSAGTYLSNLTAAGGFLFFTRDDGVTGTELWLSDGTAEGTRLVRDIRPGSAASSPQSLRAVGSALYFTADDGVSGRELWKSDGTEAGTVRVKDLWPGSTSSEPSYLVDLGGALYFSANNGVSGNELWRTDGTEAGTVLVKDIRAGASNSGPRLTVKMGGVLYFVADDSTSGGDLWRSDGTAAGTWRVVDLPLGFYQYVLLLTATDNMVYFHIAGGSNSYSFLRSDGTASGTWTLRYVTPPDGGLPRKMAALGNVLLFDSNESPNGRELWRTDGSVTSMVRDISRQPRSSSPNLLTELGGSLYFRGNDGTGYDLWKSDGSSAGTVRVRGSASPFFANTSEWVKMGGQLYFSASESATGIELWTTDGTAAGTRIVADAAPGTDSIYPGQLLVGGSTIFFRGYSSTAGQELWKSDGTAAGTVLVKDIRPGTSSGLGSSSYDLSMAWAGGTLFFTADDGVNGRELWKSDGTAAGTSLVANVVAGATGSNPMELTASGGRVFFVAQEATSQWGLWSSDGTAAGTVRLPVTFPTSSSRPSVKPTDVGGVLFFSANNSLWRTDGTPEGTLVVGSFRWVDSLVAFNGSLFFRAGDTAHGGELWKSDGTAEGTVLVRDIRPGPTNGLDPAPMFTVLPSGLLAFRADDGVNGMETWVSDGTGAGTRLLANLAPSSVSSWPLYFTQVGDSLYVSASDEMSGQEPWRIPLLP; this comes from the coding sequence ATGACACGTATTCGAAATGCAGTGGGTTGTCTGGCCACCGGTATGGCCATGCTCGGCGGTTGTGCGGGCCCCGAGGGCGGCGCCTCCGAGCCCGCTCCCAACGGCCAGCTCCCGGCCGCTCTCTCCGCCGGCACTCCCGTGCTGGTACGCGACTTCGTCCCAGGCTTCGACACCTCCGGCTCCAGCTCGCCGCAGGAGCTCGCCGCCTCCGGCAACACCGTCTTCTTCAGCGCCACCAACCCCTTCGTCGGCCGTGAGCTGTGGAAGACCGATGGCACCGAGGCCGGCACCGTCCTCGTCAAGGACCTCAACCCGGGCTCGGCCGACTCCAATCCCTCCTCCTTCGCCACCCTCGGCGGCATCGTCTACTTCTCCGCGCAGGAGCCCGGCTCCGGCTACGAGCTGTGGCGCACCGATGGCACCCCCGAGGGCACCTGGCGCGTCGTGGACCTCATCCCCGGCGCCACCTCCGGCGGCGCCTCCAACCTCACCGTCGTGGGCGGCTCGCTCTTCTTCACCGCCACCGATGGCGTGAATGGCTCCGAGCTGTGGGTGACCGATGGCACCCCCGAGGGCACCCGGCTCGTGAAGGACCTCAACCCCGGCTCCGCCGGCACCTACCTCTCCAACCTCACCGCGGCCGGTGGGTTCCTCTTCTTCACCCGCGATGACGGCGTGACGGGCACCGAGCTGTGGTTGAGCGATGGCACCGCCGAGGGCACCCGGCTCGTGCGCGACATCCGCCCCGGTTCCGCCGCCTCCTCGCCCCAGTCCCTGCGCGCCGTGGGCAGCGCCCTCTACTTCACCGCCGATGACGGCGTGAGCGGGCGCGAGCTGTGGAAGAGTGATGGCACCGAGGCCGGCACCGTGCGCGTGAAGGACCTCTGGCCGGGCTCGACCAGCTCCGAGCCCTCGTACCTGGTCGACCTGGGGGGCGCCCTCTACTTCTCCGCCAACAACGGCGTGAGTGGCAACGAGCTGTGGCGCACCGATGGCACCGAGGCCGGCACCGTCCTCGTGAAGGACATCCGCGCCGGCGCCTCCAACTCGGGCCCCCGTCTGACGGTGAAGATGGGCGGCGTGCTCTACTTCGTCGCCGATGACAGCACCTCGGGTGGCGACCTGTGGCGCAGCGATGGCACCGCCGCCGGCACCTGGCGCGTCGTCGACCTCCCGCTCGGCTTCTACCAGTACGTGCTCCTGCTCACCGCCACCGACAACATGGTGTACTTCCACATCGCGGGCGGCTCGAACTCCTACTCGTTCCTGCGCAGCGATGGCACGGCCTCGGGCACGTGGACGCTCCGCTACGTCACTCCTCCCGATGGCGGCCTGCCCCGGAAGATGGCCGCCCTGGGCAATGTCCTCCTCTTCGACTCCAACGAGAGCCCCAACGGCCGCGAGCTGTGGCGCACCGATGGCTCCGTCACCTCGATGGTGCGAGACATCTCCCGCCAGCCCAGGTCCTCCTCGCCCAACCTGCTGACGGAGCTCGGTGGCTCGCTGTACTTCCGCGGCAACGACGGCACCGGGTATGACCTGTGGAAGAGCGATGGCTCCTCCGCCGGCACCGTGCGCGTCCGGGGCTCCGCCTCCCCCTTCTTCGCCAACACCTCCGAGTGGGTGAAGATGGGCGGGCAGCTCTACTTCTCCGCCAGCGAGTCGGCCACCGGCATCGAGCTGTGGACCACCGATGGCACCGCCGCCGGCACCCGCATCGTCGCCGACGCCGCGCCCGGCACCGACAGCATCTACCCCGGGCAGCTCCTGGTGGGTGGGAGCACGATCTTCTTCAGGGGCTACTCCTCCACCGCCGGCCAGGAGCTGTGGAAGAGCGATGGCACCGCCGCCGGCACCGTCCTCGTGAAGGACATCCGCCCCGGTACCTCCAGCGGCCTGGGGAGCAGCAGCTATGACCTGTCCATGGCCTGGGCCGGCGGCACGCTCTTCTTCACCGCCGATGATGGGGTGAACGGGCGCGAGCTGTGGAAGAGCGATGGCACCGCCGCCGGCACCTCGCTCGTGGCCAACGTCGTCGCGGGGGCCACGGGCTCCAACCCCATGGAGCTGACGGCCTCGGGGGGCCGGGTCTTCTTCGTCGCCCAGGAGGCCACGTCGCAGTGGGGCCTGTGGAGCTCGGATGGCACCGCCGCCGGCACGGTGCGGCTGCCCGTCACCTTCCCCACCTCGAGCTCCCGTCCCAGCGTGAAGCCCACCGACGTGGGCGGCGTCCTCTTCTTCTCCGCCAACAACTCGCTGTGGCGCACGGATGGGACGCCCGAGGGCACGCTCGTCGTCGGCTCCTTCCGCTGGGTCGACAGCCTGGTGGCCTTCAATGGCTCGCTCTTCTTCCGGGCCGGGGACACCGCGCACGGCGGCGAGCTGTGGAAGAGCGATGGCACGGCCGAGGGCACGGTGCTCGTCCGCGACATCCGGCCCGGTCCCACCAACGGACTGGACCCCGCGCCGATGTTCACCGTCCTCCCCAGCGGCCTGCTGGCGTTCCGCGCCGATGATGGCGTGAATGGCATGGAGACGTGGGTGTCGGATGGGACCGGGGCGGGTACCCGGCTGCTCGCGAACCTCGCGCCCTCCAGCGTCTCCTCGTGGCCCCTGTACTTCACCCAGGTCGGCGACAGCCTCTACGTCTCCGCCTCCGATGAGATGTCCGGCCAGGAGCCCTGGCGCATCCCCCTGCTGCCGTAG